A part of Tistrella bauzanensis genomic DNA contains:
- a CDS encoding energy-coupling factor ABC transporter ATP-binding protein has translation MTPTHDPAAIGLNAVGLEVTYPGRTRALDRVDLAIAPARKLAILGANGAGKSTLLLTLAGGLKPQAGSVWLDGAEVVHNRQGLARLRRRVGLVLQDPDDQLFAATVAEDVSFGPLNMGLDAAEARARTSEALAALNITALAGRPTHMLSFGQRKRVAIAGLMAMRPGFLLLDEPTAGLDPSGVDDLMRLLDGVAASGMAVVVATHDMDLAYGWADRIAVFGDGRIACDGPPDTVFQDHDLLRRLGLRPPMLGRLAMALAARGMIDPTRPLPRRLDDLLGALTSQTGTDQPPG, from the coding sequence TCGCACACGGGCGCTGGACCGGGTGGATCTGGCGATCGCGCCGGCCCGGAAGCTGGCGATCCTGGGCGCCAATGGCGCCGGCAAGTCCACATTGCTGCTGACCCTGGCCGGCGGGCTGAAGCCGCAGGCGGGCAGCGTGTGGCTCGACGGTGCCGAGGTGGTTCACAACCGCCAGGGGCTGGCGCGGCTACGCCGCCGCGTCGGGCTGGTGTTGCAGGATCCCGACGACCAGTTGTTCGCGGCGACCGTGGCCGAGGACGTGTCGTTCGGGCCGTTGAACATGGGGCTCGATGCCGCCGAGGCGCGGGCGCGCACCAGCGAGGCGCTGGCGGCGCTGAACATCACCGCGCTGGCCGGCCGCCCCACCCATATGCTCAGCTTCGGTCAGCGCAAGCGGGTGGCGATCGCCGGGTTAATGGCGATGCGGCCGGGCTTTCTGTTGCTCGACGAACCCACGGCCGGGCTCGATCCATCCGGCGTCGACGATCTGATGCGGCTGCTGGACGGTGTGGCGGCGTCGGGCATGGCGGTGGTGGTGGCCACCCATGACATGGATCTCGCCTATGGCTGGGCCGACCGGATCGCGGTGTTCGGCGACGGCCGGATCGCCTGTGACGGCCCGCCGGACACGGTGTTTCAGGATCATGACCTGCTGCGCCGGCTGGGCCTGCGGCCGCCGATGCTGGGCCGGCTGGCCATGGCGCTGGCGGCACGCGGCATGATCGACCCGACCCGGCCATTGCCGCGCCGCCTGGATGATCTGCTTGGGGCCTTGACCAGCCAGACCGGCACGGACCAGCCACCTGGCTGA
- a CDS encoding GIY-YIG nuclease family protein, whose product MTGIDRKRAVAAYKERKGAYGIYVIRCVAGPDLPPHIWIGQTPTLDTIRNRIWFTLRQGTNPHRTLQDAWHRHGADSLAFEVLDRLEDEDDTPPYVRATRLKDRLAHWRAVLDAQVI is encoded by the coding sequence ATGACAGGGATCGACCGCAAGCGCGCCGTCGCCGCCTATAAGGAACGCAAGGGCGCCTATGGCATCTATGTCATTCGCTGCGTCGCCGGGCCCGACCTCCCGCCCCATATCTGGATCGGCCAGACCCCGACGCTCGACACCATCCGCAACCGGATCTGGTTCACGCTGCGCCAGGGCACCAATCCCCACAGGACGCTTCAGGACGCCTGGCATCGCCATGGCGCCGACAGCCTGGCATTTGAGGTGCTGGACCGGCTGGAGGACGAGGACGACACCCCGCCCTATGTCCGTGCCACGCGGCTGAAGGACAGGCTGGCGCATTGGCGGGCGGTGCTGGACGCACAGGTCATCTGA
- a CDS encoding DUF2239 family protein: MPVTDRIQRPSTAFDGAQRLAAGPLIEVALTVKAAVDAGAAGPLLIFDDATGRVVDVDLRGTRTEIAARLADPTPTETMAPPPPPPAATRGRGRPKLGVVGREVTLLPRHWDWLAAQPGGASVALRKLVEAARRDAGPDQRLRMARETAYRFMNAMAGDLSGYEEATRALFAGDRSGFEAQIADWPADIAAHARQLAFGAAP, translated from the coding sequence TTGCCCGTGACCGACCGGATCCAGCGACCGAGTACCGCCTTCGACGGTGCGCAGCGCCTTGCGGCGGGACCGCTGATCGAGGTGGCGTTGACGGTGAAGGCGGCCGTCGATGCCGGGGCAGCCGGGCCGCTGCTGATCTTTGACGACGCGACCGGGCGGGTGGTGGATGTCGATCTGCGCGGCACCCGAACCGAGATCGCGGCCCGGCTGGCCGATCCAACACCGACAGAGACCATGGCGCCCCCGCCCCCGCCCCCGGCCGCCACGCGCGGGCGGGGCCGGCCGAAGCTTGGGGTGGTGGGGCGCGAGGTCACCCTGCTGCCGCGTCATTGGGACTGGCTGGCCGCCCAGCCGGGAGGGGCCTCGGTGGCGCTGCGCAAGCTGGTGGAGGCCGCCCGCCGCGACGCGGGCCCCGATCAGCGCCTGCGGATGGCGCGTGAAACCGCCTATCGCTTCATGAACGCGATGGCCGGTGACCTGTCTGGCTACGAAGAGGCGACACGGGCGCTGTTCGCCGGCGATCGGTCGGGTTTCGAGGCCCAGATCGCCGATTGGCCGGCCGATATCGCGGCCCATGCCAGACAATTGGCGTTCGGCGCCGCGCCTTAG